A genomic region of Haliotis asinina isolate JCU_RB_2024 chromosome 1, JCU_Hal_asi_v2, whole genome shotgun sequence contains the following coding sequences:
- the LOC137276874 gene encoding sulfotransferase 1C2-like, producing MSIVEDHDLGGNSISFLEVDGCRYPIVDPEIVKNMSQLKVKADDILLLAYPKSGTHWLWEITSMLLQGKAQTIPHWKGSVMVELQPQEVIDAFPRSPRVLNTHIRYNQLPVQAREKKCRIIFVLRNPKDVAVSFFNHHRSFKCYYGNYNGTLGGHLPFFLSGKTDYGSWFEYVLEWEKDIEAQQDRHQIHVVYYEDLKENLLKEIRKLAVFLGLPADDSLYGAVAEKCSFENMKFDKKPYDPKVDDQLFVYRKGQVGDWQKWLTPEQNEMFDELYQEKMKDSTFKDKIRFTLT from the exons ATGTCTATTGTCGAGGACCATGActtgggaggtaactctattaGCTTCTTGGAGGTTGATGGCTGTCGGTATCCAATCGTTGACCCGGAAATAGTCAAGAACATGTCACAGCTGAAGGTCAAGGCCGACGATATCTTACTACTGGCGTATCCAAAATCAG GTACACACTGGCTTTGGGAAATCACATCTATGCTCCTCCAGGGTAAAGCACAGACCATCCCTCACTGGAAGGGTAGCGTCATGGTGGAGCTCCAGCCACAGGAAGTCATAGACGCATTCCCACGATCCCCTCGCGTCCTCAACACGCATATCCGGTACAATCAACTTCCGGTACAAGCGAGAGAGAAGAAGTGTCGCATTATCTTTGTCCTGAGAAATCCTAAAGATGTTGCCGTGTCTTTCTTTAACCATCACAGGTCTTTCAAGTGTTACTATGGGAACTACAATGGAACGTTAGGGGGTCATCTCCCTTTCTTCCTGTCTGGGAAAA CAGACTACGGATCTTGGTTCGAGTATGTCCTCGAGTGGGAGAAGGACATCGAGGCTCAACAAGACAGACATCAAATACACGTTGTGTACTATGAAGACCTGAAAGAG AACCTCCTGAAGGAAATCCGGAAGTTGGCGGTGTTTCTGGGACTACCTGCTGATGACTCACTATACGGCGCCGTGGCAGAGAAATGTTCCTTTGAGAACATGAAATTCGACAAGAAACCATATGATCCTAAAGTCGATGACCAACTTTTTGTGTATAGGAAAG GCCAAGTAGGAGACTGGCAGAAATGGCTGACACCGGAACAGAACGAGATGTTTGACGAGCTGTACCAGGAAAAGATGAAGGACAGCACGTTCAAGGACAAAATTAGGTTCACGCTGACATAG